A segment of the Echinicola strongylocentroti genome:
CAGGAGTGGTGCCTACTTTCCCACCAGCGAGCTCTTGCTGGTGAGCGTTTCCATAAAGCTGCCATTTGCCAGCAATTAAGGTCGAATAGCCGCTTTCTTTAAGGTAATGGGCAAAGGTCTTCTCTTTAGGATCCAGCAACCCAAAACCTATATAATTTCGGAAATTATACTTCCCGGTCATCAGCTGTACTCGGCTAGTGGTACATAGCGGCGTAGCATAGCATTGGGTAAAATTCATCCCATCCTGGGCCATTTTATCAAGGTTTGGGGTTTGATAGCTCTGGCCTCCATTCACCCCTAATGTTTCATAGCCCAGGTCATCTGCCATGATCAGAATAATATTGGGTGTGGCAGTGGGCTCCCCATGTTGAAAAGCGTAGGAGTTAAATGCCACAAACAGCATCAAACCTATCAGGATTTTGGTTTTATATGACATGGTTTAAGCGAACTGTTTGAAGAAAAAGGAGCTGCTTCTTCATAAATTGGAGAAGCAGCTCCTTATCATAATTGTAGATTACCAATTTGGGTTTTGCTCCAAATTCGGGTTCAATACCAGCTCATCACTTGGAATAGATGTCAAGTAATCTTGGTCCAATCTAAAGCCATAACCATTTGGCATCTGGTTTTGGAAATAATCCACCAAACCGTCCTCATTGGTCAATGCCGTAAAGGATGGTTGGTTTTGATTGTTTAACCATTCTGATTGGTCAAATGGATAACCAAGGGGTCTCGTCCCTTCAAACAAAGCGGCGGCAGCCCAACGGCGATAGTCATCTATCCGTTGGCCTTCGAGTGCCAATTCCACCCTTCTTTCATTACGGATAGCATACAAGGCATCATCAATAGCGTAGCCATAATCCACCAGATTGTCACCATATGCTGGTTGGGGAATGACTTCAAATTCGGCCATACCTGCGCGTTCTCTTAGCTGGTTCAGGACATCATAAGCCACGGTTCCGTCCAGTTCGTACTTAGCTTCGGCATAATTCAATAAAACTTCGCCAAAGCGAAAGTATATGCGTCCAGTCTGACTGTAACCTCCGTAATCTGCACCGGCAGCAGAAGAATAGGGGTTGGAAAACTTTTTAACTTGGAAGCCCGTAGCACATAGCTCTTCGGATCCACCATTCAAGAAAGGCTTATCAAAAACCTGCCCGGCGCTAGCTACCCGAAGATCACCTGGAATCCATACGGTGGCGTGCAACCTTGGGTCACATTCCCCGGCAATAGTCGTCAGAAAATCATTTCCTTTGGTGGTTTGGGCCAGCCCTTTATAATCATATGGCTGTCCATCCTTTCCAAGATAACTGGAAACTAACGACCAAGTGATCGCCATATCCCTCGTTCTTCTGGTAACATAGAATTGCAAATTATGGCCCAATTCCTCAGCAGTACTGGCTATTTTATAAAATAGCACTTCGTCCACAGCAGACATATTATCCAGTCCAAACAAGGTATAATAATCTGACTCAGGGCTTCCTGTATTATAAATACCGACGGTGTAACTACCATTCATCAGCTCGTCCCCTGCATCCACTGCTATCTGAAAATATTTTGCAGGATCCGCCCCTTCGGTGGCAAAATCAGTACCCGCATGGTATTTTTGCCAAGTCCCTTCAAATAATGCGACTTGGCTTTTAAAGGCCAAAGCTGCTTCTTTGCTCAAGCGTGCATTTCCCGTCTCACTTCTTAGGCCGAGATGCTCGATAGCCATGTCCAAGTCCCCAATGATAAAATCAGCCACATCAGTTCTTGGATCTCTCGGTTTATACAAATCCTCATCACCAGGCAAAAGCTGGTGATCATAAATAGGCACGTCTCCATAAGTTTGGAGTTTATCATAGTAAAACCAAGCCCTAAAGAAGTACGCCTCACCCAAGAACTGGGCGTAAGTACTTAAGTCATCATCCACATTGTCTATGTTATCAAAAAGGATATTGATGCTGCGGATATTCTCCCACTCTTGTGTCCACTGTCCATTTCTTGGTGGTCGGCTTCCTTGTATGACATTATCGGGAACTGCAAGGATTAAATTATCAGAATTAGCTTCAGAAACTGGAAGGTTAGCACTGCCATGACCGGGAAGAACTTCGTAGAATTTCTTCACATAATTCTCTACATCATTACTGGTCTTAAAATACTCATCTACGGAAATTTTATCCTCTGGGGGATTATCGATAAACTTCTCGCATGAAACTGCCCCAAACATCAGTAGGAATGCACTTGCTATATATTGTATCTTTTTCATGTCTATCTGTCTTTATAAATTAATAACTCACCTGCAATCCGAGAGACATAATACGGTCTGCACCATATGTTTTCCCTACTCCCCAGGATCCACCTACCGCCACAGGGTCTATCCCTGAGGGAAGGCTTGAAAATGTAAACAGATTCTCGCCCGATACATATACCCTAAAATTGCTGACATGTAACTTATCCATTACGGAAGCAGGAAGTGTGTAACCCAACTGAATGTTCTGAATCCTGAGGTAGGCGCCATTTTGCAGATACCTTGTACTCGTTAGCCTGTTTTTATTGTTCTGAGCATTGTTAAGGTATGGACGAGGGAAGTAGGCTTCTTGGTTAAAGTTAGCTTCTCCTTCATAAAGTCCCGTATAGGCATCTCCCACTTGGTCCCTAAAGTAATCAAGGTGCTCAGGAAACAGGGATGACTGGTTACCGGTACGGAAGCCCCAGAAAATATTCTCACCACTACCAAACCACAGGTCACGTTTGCCCACACCTCTAAGAATCATCGAAAGGTCGAATCCTTTATAGGCTGCATTAAGGTTAAGCCCAAACTGGAAGTGAGGGGTACTATTCCCTATTATACTCAAATCACCATGATCATCTAGGGTATTTGTACCATTGTCCACTTTGCCGTCACCATTGGTATCGACATATTTTACGTCACCAGTATTCCATTCTAGCCCAGTTACATCAGAAAGATCCACTTGGGAAGTATAAGCATCTATCTGCTCTTGGGTTTGATAAAGTCCGTCAGTAGTATATCCCCAAATCTCTCCCTGCTCTTTTCCTTCATACCATGTAGATAGTACTCCGTCCGGATTAAGGTATTCGGTCACCACCGCTTTGCTGTCGAAAATATTGAAACCTACGCTATAGGTAAGTCCACTAGGCAGTGACTGATTCCAAGTAATCGTACTTTCCCATCCTCTTGAACGAAGAGTGGCATTATTGCTACGTGGCACAGTCACTGTGGTATTGTCGATATTATCATAATATCCAAGCACTCCGGGGAGAGGCTGCGATGGGCCTATCATATCAAAAGTCGTACGCTCAAACCAATCAAATACCACCTTAAGACGCTTATCCAAGAAGCTCATATCAGCACCGATATCTATCGTTCTGGCAGTTTCCCATGTCAGGTCTGGGCTGACTAGGGGAGGGACGTCCGCATAGCCTATCGGTCTGGATCCATTTGCTGTAAAAATCCAATCTAAGGCATTTCCAGAAAGTGGAATGAGTGCAATGTCCTGATATGGGGTTACCTGTTGATTACCCAGTTCACCCCAAGAACCTCTCAGCTTTAGTGTATTCACCGTATGGCTGATAGGCTGCCAGAAAGCTTCCTTGTCTATATTCCAACCTAAAGAGAAAGAAGGGAAAAATCCCCAACGGTTTCCTTCTCTAAAGCGGGAACTACCATCATACCTTCCGTTGATCTCCACGAGGTATTTTTCTCGAAAGTTATAGTTAAACCTGCCAAAATAACCTTGCGTACTAATGGTTTGAAGTCCTTCGGTCATTTGAATATCACCGTCTGCGGTATTTAGAGAAGGTACTTCTGGCACCAATATATTTGTTCTTGTTCCATTTAAACTTCGATCTTGGAAGCGCTCAAACTGGGTGCCCGCCAGTATTTTGAAATTATGGCCGTCTCCTAATGTGCCTTCATACGAAGAAAATATATTGGTGGTCCAGTAAAGGTTGCTATAATGAGTGGTCGCTACACTGCTCGGTACCGTGTTTCCGCTGGCCACGACCGTACCGTCTACTTGGTGGTCATATACGGTCAGCTCTTTGCTCCGGTAAAGCTGATCGATATTCCGCATGGCAAAATCCGCATGGATAGTCCAGCCTTCTACGGGTCTTAGGTCAGTGGCAAAATTATGCCAGTTCTCAATAGTCTCCGTAACATCTGTCCCTGCGTCATTTACCCATGGGATCTTGGATTGGATCATGACATTTCCGAAACCATCGTACATGGCATTGGTAGGCATGGTACGGGCGATTTGGTGAAAAATCAAATCATAGGAACCCTGCTTGTCCATATTTGGGATTTCACGCACCGTCTTGGAAAAACGCGGCTGATAGGTAAATTCCCAATTGTCGGTAATATAAGTCGTTATCTTACCCATGATGTTATACCTATCAAAAGTATCCGTACCGTAATTTAAACTTCCTGACTGCCCATATAGCCCTGCTGAGAAGTAATAGGACGTTTTTTCTGTGCCACCAGAAAGGCTCAGGTCGTGCTTTTGGATGAAGCCATTTCCGAAATATTCATCAAACCAATCCCTATTGGCATTTCCAAACTGATTAAATCCCCATTGGTTTAAGTTGTTTGGGTTGGGAGTAGTTTCGAAATATT
Coding sequences within it:
- a CDS encoding RagB/SusD family nutrient uptake outer membrane protein, encoding MKKIQYIASAFLLMFGAVSCEKFIDNPPEDKISVDEYFKTSNDVENYVKKFYEVLPGHGSANLPVSEANSDNLILAVPDNVIQGSRPPRNGQWTQEWENIRSINILFDNIDNVDDDLSTYAQFLGEAYFFRAWFYYDKLQTYGDVPIYDHQLLPGDEDLYKPRDPRTDVADFIIGDLDMAIEHLGLRSETGNARLSKEAALAFKSQVALFEGTWQKYHAGTDFATEGADPAKYFQIAVDAGDELMNGSYTVGIYNTGSPESDYYTLFGLDNMSAVDEVLFYKIASTAEELGHNLQFYVTRRTRDMAITWSLVSSYLGKDGQPYDYKGLAQTTKGNDFLTTIAGECDPRLHATVWIPGDLRVASAGQVFDKPFLNGGSEELCATGFQVKKFSNPYSSAAGADYGGYSQTGRIYFRFGEVLLNYAEAKYELDGTVAYDVLNQLRERAGMAEFEVIPQPAYGDNLVDYGYAIDDALYAIRNERRVELALEGQRIDDYRRWAAAALFEGTRPLGYPFDQSEWLNNQNQPSFTALTNEDGLVDYFQNQMPNGYGFRLDQDYLTSIPSDELVLNPNLEQNPNW
- a CDS encoding SusC/RagA family TonB-linked outer membrane protein, whose protein sequence is MTKLFLYAFAIQALSMSFLWASEVKSQVKSLEEVNVRVGFEAAGLKEVFSGIETASNFNFVYTNKEIKDAGLITISEENRSLYDLLVDIAAQTQLQFKQVNQNIHVKRAAKEAPTSHKVSMADVTITGTVLDPDGVPLPGVTITVEGTTRGTVTDIDGKYSITVPDDSSLRFSFIGFTSQVVAVGNTTKIDVTMEEDAQALQEVVVVGYGTQKVTNLTGAVDVVDGQMLKDRPSPSVSQLLQGTSPGLTFGVDGDGFQPGANMNIQIRGMGSVNGGEPYVIIDGIPGDMNRLNPNDIESISVLKDAAASAIYGARAPYGVIVITTKRGKGKLQASYSGSVAVTSPQNLPQMLNSYTHAKAINEAGVAGAGGRFFPDRTIDNIIAYQAGDYDFLRANANFPADAEYFETTPNPNNLNQWGFNQFGNANRDWFDEYFGNGFIQKHDLSLSGGTEKTSYYFSAGLYGQSGSLNYGTDTFDRYNIMGKITTYITDNWEFTYQPRFSKTVREIPNMDKQGSYDLIFHQIARTMPTNAMYDGFGNVMIQSKIPWVNDAGTDVTETIENWHNFATDLRPVEGWTIHADFAMRNIDQLYRSKELTVYDHQVDGTVVASGNTVPSSVATTHYSNLYWTTNIFSSYEGTLGDGHNFKILAGTQFERFQDRSLNGTRTNILVPEVPSLNTADGDIQMTEGLQTISTQGYFGRFNYNFREKYLVEINGRYDGSSRFREGNRWGFFPSFSLGWNIDKEAFWQPISHTVNTLKLRGSWGELGNQQVTPYQDIALIPLSGNALDWIFTANGSRPIGYADVPPLVSPDLTWETARTIDIGADMSFLDKRLKVVFDWFERTTFDMIGPSQPLPGVLGYYDNIDNTTVTVPRSNNATLRSRGWESTITWNQSLPSGLTYSVGFNIFDSKAVVTEYLNPDGVLSTWYEGKEQGEIWGYTTDGLYQTQEQIDAYTSQVDLSDVTGLEWNTGDVKYVDTNGDGKVDNGTNTLDDHGDLSIIGNSTPHFQFGLNLNAAYKGFDLSMILRGVGKRDLWFGSGENIFWGFRTGNQSSLFPEHLDYFRDQVGDAYTGLYEGEANFNQEAYFPRPYLNNAQNNKNRLTSTRYLQNGAYLRIQNIQLGYTLPASVMDKLHVSNFRVYVSGENLFTFSSLPSGIDPVAVGGSWGVGKTYGADRIMSLGLQVSY